A window of Aurantibacillus circumpalustris genomic DNA:
AAGTTCAATTTCAAATTTCAGAATTACTTTAGGATTTAAATTTTAATAGTTTACATTTTCAGAAAGCGGTTGACCAAATATGGCAACCGCTTTTTTTTATGGTTCAATTTTTCGAAAATTCTTGAACAGATTTAATGGATTTTAAACCGATTAAAAACAGTACCTTCACTGCTTAGATTAATTGAATTAATATTTTTATCACTTGACATTCGACGATTTTAATTTTGATGCTTCTTTAGTAGAAGGACTTTATAGTATGGGATATAAAACTCCCACCCCAATACAGGCTCAGGCCATACCTGTAATTTTAGAGAACAAAGATCTTATTGCTTGCGCTCAAACTGGTACTGGTAAAACAGCCGCTTATTTATTACCAATCATAGATCATATTGTTCGCGCCCCAAATCGCCACTTAAATGCACTCATTATTGCACCAACCCGCGAGCTTGTGTTGCAAATTGATCAACAAATTGACGGCATGGGGTATTTTTGTTCAGTCGGCTCAATAGCTATTTATGGCGGAAACGATGGCATGACCTGGGAGAAGCAAAAACATGCTTTGCGTGAAGGAGTAGATATTATTTGTGCTACACCAGGCCGTTTAATTGCACTATTGCAAAATGGAGATATTAATTTTGAGCACCTTCAGCATTTGGTTTTAGATGAAGCAGATAGAATGCTTGATATGGGCTTTTTTGATGATATCACCACCATCATAAATTATCTTCCAAAAGAACGACAAACGATAATGTTTTCGGCTACTATGCCTTCTAAAATAAGGTTGTTAGCAAACAAAATAACAAAGAATCCTGAACAGATTAATATTGCTATAAGTAAACCTGCTGCTGGAATTGTGCAACAGGCCTATGTGGTGCACGATAGTCAGAAGGAGGGAATTCTTCGCATGATCTTAAAAAATGAAGATTATCAATCGGTAATTATATTCTGTTCAACAAAAGACAATGTAAAATTATTAGAGAAAAATTTGCGAAGGGAAGAGAAGTCAATTAAGGCTTTTCATTCTGATTTAGAACAAGCTGAGAGGGAAGAAATCATGCGTGATTTTAAAGGCAAAAAGTTAAGGATCTTAATTGGAACAGATATTTTGT
This region includes:
- a CDS encoding DEAD/DEAH box helicase; translation: MTFDDFNFDASLVEGLYSMGYKTPTPIQAQAIPVILENKDLIACAQTGTGKTAAYLLPIIDHIVRAPNRHLNALIIAPTRELVLQIDQQIDGMGYFCSVGSIAIYGGNDGMTWEKQKHALREGVDIICATPGRLIALLQNGDINFEHLQHLVLDEADRMLDMGFFDDITTIINYLPKERQTIMFSATMPSKIRLLANKITKNPEQINIAISKPAAGIVQQAYVVHDSQKEGILRMILKNEDYQSVIIFCSTKDNVKLLEKNLRREEKSIKAFHSDLEQAEREEIMRDFKGKKLRILIGTDILSRGIDVDGISLVINYDAPPDPEDYIHRIGRTARASKAGVAITFINLRDQMKFSRIEDLMGYEVIKMPIPEELGQGPVYDPEANKKEGFKRGPTKGKSNYKGKRKSRP